A section of the Candidatus Babeliales bacterium genome encodes:
- a CDS encoding AAA family ATPase, whose protein sequence is MTHQPKRMGLHYSIFEEFITENRIYVDKTNHIYNLITAPNRKHFYFVSRPRRFGKSLFISTLKSLFAGKKELFKEYWIGKNGNYDWQTHPVIHLDFGKIGHGTPQEFKQNFCLALQKIAQNNNWKDLKISTPENMFDDLVEHLKQHGPVVLLIDECDKPIVDHIANIPIAEENRKILATFYATVKGLEEHWRAIFITGVSKFAKTSLFSGLNNLKELSLDPIAAELFGYTEQELIANYPSQIDSLAQHVGKTREEVLTDLKNWYDGYRFSQDMQKPLMYNPLSVTTCFDNKAFANYWFKTGSPGFLIALLRQKGIHLEINAPIEMSMKGFDTIDIHDIPLFALLLQTGYLTIVDFDSSDNIFTLDYPNQEVRESFKDYLVRAFAYTTPDTLEMELVRMRRALLHKDFATFCNAVKILFAGIPYNLHIPRESYYHSLIHFMFDMLGMRPQSEVASSRGRSDLVLETASTIFIFEFKYDSSAQEALDQIIQKKYYEKYMRDKKEVILAGINLNFKDKGVEFEWVQHNL, encoded by the coding sequence ATGACTCATCAGCCGAAGCGCATGGGATTGCATTACAGTATTTTTGAAGAATTTATTACGGAAAACCGCATCTATGTTGATAAAACTAATCATATTTATAATCTCATAACAGCACCTAACAGAAAACATTTTTACTTTGTATCACGCCCTCGTCGTTTTGGAAAATCCCTTTTTATCTCCACACTCAAATCCCTGTTTGCAGGCAAAAAAGAACTCTTTAAGGAATATTGGATTGGTAAAAACGGTAATTATGATTGGCAGACACATCCCGTTATACATTTAGATTTTGGTAAAATTGGGCATGGAACACCACAAGAGTTTAAACAAAATTTTTGCTTAGCGTTGCAAAAAATCGCACAAAACAATAATTGGAAAGACCTAAAAATCAGTACACCAGAAAACATGTTTGATGACCTTGTTGAACATTTAAAACAACATGGCCCGGTGGTACTACTTATCGATGAATGCGATAAACCAATTGTAGATCACATTGCTAATATTCCCATCGCTGAAGAAAATAGAAAAATTCTCGCCACTTTTTATGCAACAGTAAAAGGGCTGGAAGAACATTGGCGTGCTATTTTTATAACCGGTGTCAGTAAATTTGCTAAAACGTCACTGTTTTCAGGGTTGAACAATTTGAAAGAGCTTTCTTTAGATCCTATAGCAGCAGAGCTTTTTGGATATACGGAGCAAGAGTTAATTGCTAATTATCCTTCTCAAATAGATAGTCTTGCGCAACATGTGGGTAAAACAAGAGAAGAGGTTCTTACAGATTTGAAAAATTGGTACGATGGATACCGTTTTTCACAAGATATGCAAAAGCCTCTTATGTATAACCCCCTTTCCGTTACCACCTGTTTTGATAATAAAGCGTTTGCTAATTATTGGTTCAAAACAGGATCTCCTGGTTTTCTGATAGCTCTATTACGCCAAAAAGGGATACATCTTGAAATAAATGCACCCATTGAAATGTCCATGAAAGGATTTGATACAATTGATATCCACGACATTCCACTGTTTGCCCTTCTTTTACAAACCGGCTATTTAACGATTGTTGATTTCGACTCGTCGGATAATATTTTCACCTTGGATTATCCGAATCAAGAAGTGCGCGAATCTTTTAAAGATTATCTTGTACGAGCATTTGCATATACCACGCCCGATACCTTGGAAATGGAACTGGTACGGATGCGCAGGGCTTTACTACACAAAGATTTTGCAACTTTTTGCAACGCAGTTAAAATCCTTTTTGCAGGTATCCCTTATAACTTGCATATTCCACGGGAAAGTTATTATCATTCTCTCATTCACTTCATGTTCGATATGCTGGGCATGCGCCCACAATCAGAAGTTGCTTCTAGTCGTGGTAGATCCGACCTTGTACTGGAAACAGCCAGTACCATCTTCATTTTTGAATTTAAATATGATAGCTCAGCGCAAGAGGCACTTGATCAAATCATCCAAAAAAAATATTACGAAAAATATATGCGTGATAAGAAAGAAGTTATTTTAGCCGGTATCAATCTGAACTTTAAAGATAAGGGCGTAGAGTTTGAATGGGTACAGCACAATCTATAA
- a CDS encoding type II toxin-antitoxin system HicB family antitoxin: MMKYKGYLGNVRFDDEANIFHGDVVGLKDVITFQGTSVKELKQAFKESVDDYLEWCKERGEKPEKTYSGKLHLRLDPELHASLALEAKKQGISLNDFINSKLNNR, encoded by the coding sequence ATGATGAAATATAAAGGATACTTAGGAAACGTACGATTTGATGATGAAGCGAATATTTTCCATGGTGATGTAGTAGGATTAAAAGATGTTATTACATTTCAGGGAACAAGCGTCAAAGAACTTAAACAGGCTTTTAAAGAATCCGTTGATGACTATCTTGAATGGTGCAAAGAGCGAGGCGAAAAACCTGAAAAGACATATTCGGGAAAACTACACCTTCGTCTTGATCCAGAACTTCATGCTAGCCTTGCGCTTGAAGCAAAAAAACAAGGGATCAGTTTAAATGATTTTATTAACAGCAAGCTAAATAATAGATAA
- a CDS encoding type II toxin-antitoxin system HicA family toxin: MNAKQRKTLEQIFKNPVQSSVKWSDIEKLFIGFGAEILEGNGSRVRILLLGVKAVFHRPHPQKETDKGALLSVRQFLKNAGIKHDEI, translated from the coding sequence ATGAATGCAAAACAACGAAAGACGTTAGAGCAGATTTTCAAGAATCCTGTACAATCCAGTGTAAAATGGAGTGACATTGAAAAACTATTTATTGGTTTTGGTGCTGAAATTCTAGAGGGTAATGGGTCACGAGTTCGTATACTATTGTTAGGTGTCAAAGCGGTTTTTCATAGACCGCATCCACAAAAAGAAACAGATAAGGGCGCGCTATTATCAGTACGACAATTTTTAAAAAATGCAGGGATTAAACATGATGAAATATAA